DNA from Maledivibacter sp.:
ACCAATGGTTATAACTGTATCAACCTATGCAGGCACTAAGGGTATTATCAATATTGAAAGAGAAGTTGAACTTAGTGGTAACATACATGATAAGGGAGTCATGATATTAGAAGGTTATATAAATGAAAAATTCTGTAAAAATAGACCATTAAATATAACATCAAAAATTTGCTTTGAACAATCATACAATGGGGTAGATGGTGATAGTGCTTCCAGTACTGAGCTTTATGGGATTTTATCAAGTATCGGAAATATACCTATAAAGCAATATATCGCTGTAACCGGTTCGGTTAATCAAAAGGGCGAAATTCAGCCCGTAGGTGGAATAACGGAAAAGGTTGAAGGCTTTTATAATATATGCAAAGGATTTGGATTGACAGGCAAACAAGGAGTTATTATACCCTCTAAAAATGCGGAAGATCTGGTATTAGATGATGAAGTTGTTGAGGCGGTGAGAAACGGACAGTTTCATATTTATGCTGTATCTACTATAGAAGAGGGAATGGAGATATTAACAGACAAAGGCTTTGAAGCGATATCTAATATAGTTCAGACTAATTTAGAATCCTATAATCAAGTATTAAGTAAAAATGAAAATTTAAACTAAAACTTTTATATTAAATTCCCATATGGCAGATTAGCTTTTTATCTGTCATATATTTTTGGATTAAAATATGTAGTTTTTTTGTTTTTGTCTTGATTATTTATTTTTTTGTAGTATACTGAAATTAAAATATGTACGCAATTTAGACACAAATAGAGCAGAAAACGTTTTAAATGTACACCACAAGAAAACAGTTAACTTTGATAGATGGTCAAAATTATGCAATGTGTATATTTGAGAGTAGGAACAAAAGCAATAATAAAACCTTTTTATTGCTAATTTTAGAAAATCTTTAATCTTCTATTGCAGCAAGAATGTAGAAATGATTGTGAAATAAAGTGATATTAAGGGTCTAAAGTTACGATAATGGCTGAAAATAATATAAAATGAGGTGAGGCAATGAAAAGAATTTTAGTTACAGGGGCATTAGGACAAATTGGTTCAGAGTTGGTTTTGAAGCTTAGAGGCATTTATGGAGAAAATAACGTTGTTGCTAGTAGTAATAGTATAGAACAAGAAGGTAGTAAGGAGCTAATACAATCTGGACCATTTGAGATAGTCGATGTTTTAAACCCACAACAAATGGCAGATGCAACTGAAAAACATAATATAGATACTATTATACACTTAGCATCCATACTTTCGGCAGTAGGGGAAGCAAAGCCTCATTTGCTTTGGAATGTAAATATGAATGGATTATACAATGCTTTAGAAGTTGCGAGGGAGAAAAATTGCGGAATATTTGTCCCAAGCTCCATAGCTGCCTTTGGGCCAAATACGCCAAAGGATATGACTCCTCAGGATACTATCCAAAGACCTACAACTATATATGGGGTTTCTAAGGTTTCTGGAGAATTACTATGCGATTATTATTTTGAGAGATTTGGTGTGGATACTAGGGGAGTTAGATTCCCTGGACTCATTTCCTACGAAGCTTTACCAGGCGGGGGAACAACGGATTATGCTGTACATATTTACTATGAAGCGTTAAAAACAAAGGAATTCACTTGTAATATAAAAGAAGGTACTAAGATGGATATGATGTATATGCCCGATGCACTAGATTCTATAGTTAATTTAATGGAAGCCGATGGATCTAAACTAAATCATAGGAATGCATTTAATATAGGTGCTATGAGTTTTGGACCTGAAGAAATTTATGGAGAAATTAAAAAGAATATTCCAGAGTTTAAGATGATATATGATGTTGACCCTGTGAAGCAGAAAATAGCTGAATCATGGCCGGATTCATTAGATGATAGTGATGCACGAAATGAATGGGGATGGAATCCAAGATACAATCTTGAGACAATGACAAAGGATATGCTAGAAAAATTGAAGAAAAAGCTTGATATAGGGCTTTAGTTTTGTGAAAAATAAAAGGGTAGTGCATAGGATTTTATGCTTATAAAAGAGGAGGGTTTTAGATGTCAAATGTTCATGAATTAAAGTTTTTGAAGGAAAAGATTCAAGACCTAAAGGAACAAGGGGTTTATAGAAAATTACCTGTTCTAGAGGGTGCAAATGAAGCAGAAATCATTTTAAATGGGAAAAAAGTTATAAACTTATCTTCAAACAATTACCTTGGTTTTGCTAATCATCCAAGACTAAAGAAAGCATCAATAAATGCAGTAGAAAAGTATGGCGTAGGGGCTGGTGCAGTTAGAACTATAGTTGGAAATATGGATATTCATGAAGAACTAGAAAGAGTTTTAGCTGAGTTCAAAAGAGAAGAAGCTGTTATGGCATTCC
Protein-coding regions in this window:
- a CDS encoding L-threonine 3-dehydrogenase → MKRILVTGALGQIGSELVLKLRGIYGENNVVASSNSIEQEGSKELIQSGPFEIVDVLNPQQMADATEKHNIDTIIHLASILSAVGEAKPHLLWNVNMNGLYNALEVAREKNCGIFVPSSIAAFGPNTPKDMTPQDTIQRPTTIYGVSKVSGELLCDYYFERFGVDTRGVRFPGLISYEALPGGGTTDYAVHIYYEALKTKEFTCNIKEGTKMDMMYMPDALDSIVNLMEADGSKLNHRNAFNIGAMSFGPEEIYGEIKKNIPEFKMIYDVDPVKQKIAESWPDSLDDSDARNEWGWNPRYNLETMTKDMLEKLKKKLDIGL